GATGAGTTTGACTTCCCACTCTTTTCCTTTGGCGTGGCTGGGAACAACACTGAAcaaggtgaagaaaagagtACAGGCACAGGCAGACTCATGAAAGTTTCGCTACGTGAACCTGAATATACCATTGCAACACAAGAACGTCCCAAAGAGTATTATTTCGCTACTTATACAGAAGATGATCATCAAAAGTTCTCCAGATCTGCGATAGATTACGAGACCGCCATGAAAGATGCTTCCTTAGGGCCTTACCAGGGCTGGTCAAGATGGCGAGGGACAATGGTTGATTTGAACGAATACAGCACTAAGATTGAATCATCGCTGAGGCGACAAAAGAAGCTGCAAACCCGGAGACCTGGTCAAAAACAGAGGTTGGCGAAGAAAATGGGAATGCAACGTGAAAAGGAGCGCCAAGAGAAGGCtcaagagatcaaaaagatgatgaagaaaagatttcatAAACGTGGagggaagaagaataaaaaaAAGGCAGAGCCAGTCACCCCCAGATTTAGGACAGAATAGAAAGTAGATCATATCAATTAATGTGATGAACGACGTCgctcattgaaaagtaaTTCTACGTTTGATTTGGCTTTTAATTGCCTAATTAGTTTCGGCTTGCGGGTTGATAATGGAAACTGCATGTAGCATTACATCCATATCTTGTGAATCGGCGTCATTGGTAATAGTGTCTGCCATTCTTTGTTTTATGGTATCGATAATCATACCTCCATTACGTGCTAGAGATTTTCCGACAGGCCCTCCTCTGCTGTAGGAAGTGTcgaattctttcttgaatgcaTCAGAAACCTTTTTCCAGAATAAATGATGAGGTCTAACATTTTTTGGCTTTACTTGCAACATATAATCGGCCAAGAGGCTTGTCTTTTCCACTTTGACCTCATGAAGTATCAGTTCTAATGATTCGATAGCCATACTCCTCTTCATTGCATCCTCAAGTGCGACTGGGAAATCTTTGATGGAGTTTATTGTTTTTGCCAGAGCTTGAACGGTCACAGCAACATGTGAAAGAACGGCCTTTTGTATTGTCGTGACGAAATCCCTCTGTGACATATTATGCAAAGCTTTGGCCAGTTTCGATATAATTTCCTGATCTTTTTGAACTTGTTCCGGTGTCGCAAGTGTCTTGGTCAAAGTAAGAGAAAGGAAGTTTATCAGTTCTTTTCTTACTGGTATTACCACTTCTGTTTCTAACTGTTTGATCAGCCTTAGCGATTTAAGGTTCACATTCTCACTCATGCTCAAATTTATCTGTGTGTAGTAGGTCACCAATTCCAATGCTGTGTTAATCGAGTAGTGTGTTTGCTTACTGGTAATGAACTGAATTCTATTTGCCAAATGGATGTAAATCGCTCCATCACGCAATAAAAGGGaagtttgatgaactttGCTCAAAACATTTTGCAGAACTTGCGCCCTCTCGTAAGGTTCCAGTACTTCTTGCTGTAGTCTTTTGTATGAGATATCCAAGTACTCTAAACTTGGTTTAATGTTGCTTCTCGCCACGTCCTCCAAAGATTTGCTCTTATATATCTGATCTAGAACATGAGCTGgattattcttgattgtTTCTGTGATTCTAGATTCCACCTCTTCGAGATCGTAAcgaatttttttcattgGCGTTCCAAGCTCCAGTTCAGTGGTGGTTGGCTGTCGATTGGTAGTCTTAAGCAGATCATTGCAAAACTGTGTTGCACTGAAATCCTGCGATAGCAGGACCTCAAAGTCTTCTAAATCGTCGCTCATCAGGGAGTTGATTGTAGGAAACGTTCCTGTGGTATAGTCTGTTCAATGTTTGTCAAAGGctgttgatctttttcattTGATAGCGAGAAAGCTCATACATACTCAGAAAAATTGAGTAAAGGAGTAA
The window above is part of the Torulaspora delbrueckii CBS 1146 chromosome 3, complete genome genome. Proteins encoded here:
- the TDEL0C04000 gene encoding uncharacterized protein (similar to Saccharomyces cerevisiae YNL050C; ancestral locus Anc_2.261), with protein sequence MAEYQMYIFAQSSTDEVNHTTTTYESPVDLELVEVDVQTDGPKEDAEADENDEFDFPLFSFGVAGNNTEQGEEKSTGTGRLMKVSLREPEYTIATQERPKEYYFATYTEDDHQKFSRSAIDYETAMKDASLGPYQGWSRWRGTMVDLNEYSTKIESSLRRQKKLQTRRPGQKQRLAKKMGMQREKERQEKAQEIKKMMKKRFHKRGGKKNKKKAEPVTPRFRTE
- the COG5 gene encoding Golgi transport complex subunit COG5 (similar to Saccharomyces cerevisiae COG5 (YNL051W); ancestral locus Anc_2.260), producing the protein MSDDLEDFEVLLSQDFSATQFCNDLLKTTNRQPTTTELELGTPMKKIRYDLEEVESRITETIKNNPAHVLDQIYKSKSLEDVARSNIKPSLEYLDISYKRLQQEVLEPYERAQVLQNVLSKVHQTSLLLRDGAIYIHLANRIQFITSKQTHYSINTALELVTYYTQINLSMSENVNLKSLRLIKQLETEVVIPVRKELINFLSLTLTKTLATPEQVQKDQEIISKLAKALHNMSQRDFVTTIQKAVLSHVAVTVQALAKTINSIKDFPVALEDAMKRSMAIESLELILHEVKVEKTSLLADYMLQVKPKNVRPHHLFWKKVSDAFKKEFDTSYSRGGPVGKSLARNGGMIIDTIKQRMADTITNDADSQDMDVMLHAVSIINPQAETN